Proteins from a single region of Magnetospirillum sp. 15-1:
- a CDS encoding AAA family ATPase, giving the protein MHQLWVIAGPNGSGKTSLTRRHLAGKLPIVNPDEIARDLNPDRPKAPEASLRAGREALLQRRQLIAARQSFAVETTFSGNQEIALIKTAKEAGYKVNLVFICTDSPWLSMGRIAVRVMDGGHHVPGADVERRYQRSLANLPEGLALADRAWLLDNTRTRMRLVASIERGEVKTMINAQPKWVRQARLAVLEPGLSR; this is encoded by the coding sequence ATGCACCAGCTTTGGGTCATCGCAGGCCCCAACGGCAGCGGCAAGACCTCTCTGACCCGCCGGCACCTTGCCGGCAAGCTCCCTATCGTCAACCCAGACGAAATTGCCCGCGACCTCAATCCTGATCGCCCCAAAGCCCCGGAAGCCTCCTTGCGAGCCGGGCGCGAGGCGCTGCTGCAGCGTAGGCAGTTGATTGCGGCTCGCCAGAGCTTTGCCGTTGAAACCACCTTCTCCGGTAACCAGGAAATCGCCTTGATCAAGACCGCCAAGGAGGCCGGCTATAAGGTCAACTTGGTGTTCATCTGCACCGATTCTCCTTGGCTCTCCATGGGGCGGATCGCCGTCCGGGTGATGGACGGTGGCCACCATGTGCCCGGCGCCGACGTGGAGCGCCGTTACCAGCGCAGCCTGGCTAACTTGCCCGAGGGTTTAGCCCTGGCAGATCGTGCATGGCTGTTGGACAACACCAGGACACGGATGCGCCTAGTGGCATCCATCGAGCGTGGCGAGGTCAAGACCATGATCAACGCACAGCCCAAATGGGTCCGTCAGGCCCGCCTGGCGGTGCTGGAGCCTGGGTTGTCCCGGTAG
- a CDS encoding recombinase family protein has protein sequence MIHERPSRVAIYARYSADIQNPSSVDDQVALCRKAIADHFGDVDVVTVFSDAAVSGTTLQRPGIKRLLDAVGRRHIDLVVAEGLDRLSRSLKDIAAMYETLAYHKAGIWTVHEGKINELHIGLKGTMNSLMLRDMKARVKRGHRGKIAAGLAASSCTYGYRVVRGVVDGKGRNVNGVREIDEAAAAVIRRVYKEYIAGKPIAEIIEGLNRDGIPAPAGGLWKRNAIMGGAEKAEGILRNEVYTGKLVFGKSHVVRDPVTNRKRQILNPPSEWIKQDVPHLRIISDKEWEAVRLLDQPKEPAPRKSRLPEILNTHNQHALTGWIKCGQCGGSKSLANETRYLCSNHRYAKTCSNSRGTKEATLLDATFQAILKRLAEGPDIGPLLKAAFSREMARQKRLAEKEVDLGERIGRLVNAIEAGVDVEVATQRILDLQDELRKVQAERQAQPNYTLPSEAEIRDQMVRLLRDIRHEASVVRMRLMFDCVLDRIVLTPIEERHQGERMEIFLREDRWPDFWKLANG, from the coding sequence ATGATCCACGAACGCCCAAGCAGAGTCGCCATTTATGCGCGCTATTCCGCCGACATTCAGAATCCGTCCTCGGTGGATGATCAGGTCGCCCTGTGTCGCAAGGCCATTGCCGATCACTTCGGCGATGTTGACGTGGTGACCGTGTTTTCCGATGCGGCGGTTTCCGGCACCACCTTGCAGCGGCCGGGGATCAAGCGGCTACTCGACGCAGTTGGGCGGCGACATATCGACTTGGTAGTTGCCGAGGGACTGGACCGCCTGTCCAGGTCGCTTAAGGACATTGCTGCGATGTACGAAACCCTGGCCTATCATAAGGCCGGGATCTGGACGGTCCACGAGGGCAAAATCAACGAGCTTCACATCGGGCTGAAGGGGACGATGAACTCGCTCATGCTCCGCGATATGAAGGCCAGAGTGAAACGAGGGCACCGGGGAAAGATCGCAGCCGGCCTAGCGGCCTCGTCCTGCACCTACGGGTATCGGGTGGTGCGAGGTGTGGTCGATGGGAAGGGACGCAACGTCAATGGCGTCCGCGAGATCGACGAGGCGGCGGCGGCTGTCATTCGGCGGGTGTACAAGGAGTACATTGCCGGCAAGCCGATTGCCGAAATCATCGAGGGTCTGAACCGGGATGGGATTCCGGCACCGGCTGGCGGCCTGTGGAAACGCAATGCCATCATGGGAGGTGCCGAGAAGGCCGAAGGCATTCTCAGGAACGAGGTCTACACCGGGAAGCTCGTCTTCGGAAAATCGCACGTAGTGCGGGACCCTGTGACGAACCGGAAACGCCAGATCCTCAATCCACCATCGGAATGGATCAAGCAGGATGTCCCGCATCTGCGGATCATTTCCGACAAGGAGTGGGAGGCGGTACGGTTGCTGGATCAGCCAAAAGAACCAGCCCCACGCAAATCCCGCCTGCCGGAGATTCTGAACACCCACAACCAGCATGCCCTGACCGGATGGATCAAGTGCGGGCAGTGCGGCGGCTCGAAATCGCTGGCCAACGAAACCAGATATCTATGCTCGAATCATCGATACGCGAAGACATGCAGCAACTCACGAGGCACCAAGGAAGCAACGCTGCTGGATGCGACCTTTCAGGCCATTTTGAAGCGCCTGGCTGAAGGACCGGATATTGGTCCCCTGTTGAAGGCGGCCTTCTCCCGTGAGATGGCCCGGCAAAAGCGGCTCGCCGAGAAAGAAGTGGATCTCGGCGAGCGCATAGGGCGGCTGGTAAATGCCATCGAGGCCGGAGTGGACGTCGAGGTAGCGACACAGCGCATACTGGATCTGCAGGACGAGCTGAGGAAGGTCCAGGCGGAGCGGCAGGCCCAGCCGAACTATACGCTGCCGAGCGAAGCCGAGATCCGGGACCAGATGGTTCGGCTCCTGCGCGACATCCGGCATGAGGCATCAGTGGTGCGCATGCGGCTAATGTTTGACTGCGTCCTTGACCGAATCGTCCTGACGCCCATTGAAGAGCGACATCAGGGTGAGCGGATGGAGATCTTCCTGAGGGAAGATCGCTGGCCGGATTTCTGGAAACTCGCCAACGGCTAG
- the traI gene encoding TraI/MobA(P) family conjugative relaxase, which yields MIAKRIDRKPEVRDNFGYLGRYVAAAREKGEKLDKFWIKNCDAGAQLQDLDLALIEIEATRQAKPEIADKTYHLVVSFRAGDQARLSEADLQDIERNFAEALGYGDHQRVAGTHINTDNFHMHVAINKIHPVTARSHTPRQDFKILAKVAREMEQKYGLVVDKGMTDGAARDPVSAKARDYEAKTWQQSFERHLVEHKAEIVELVAKAGSWQKLQEGLAEYAVELRKRGAGAVFAQTDAKGRMKASALDRTCALAALEERLGPYQAPQPKPKDQVVKPPGKPYRAKPMTRHPAQARLWRTYAQQKKPGFLARNLKVGNWKYILLADAHKDPLALCILLTHKELLHTIDELTTFGQPRQPRGYRPPSAARDALQAWYKAGTWKPPAATWMRRDLEEMDLRADESGRVLFPFRDQKGYIHGLRAMDVQGQTLDIGDLAKPGLSHVIDPGNDLGKADPYSGSVVITCDCMAAAVLHKDTGAPIVVVGTDAELASAAATLRDRQPKSRIVVVTTRQTRQGVRAAGLVGGQATVVDNEKAQAKIIADLVGMGRAVPVDLGQAKAMGAFTEDALSSAEALDSQPKRGPKRVDRGKGDGGLGR from the coding sequence GTGATCGCCAAGCGGATCGACCGAAAGCCGGAGGTACGCGACAATTTCGGCTACCTGGGGCGCTACGTGGCGGCAGCCCGGGAAAAGGGCGAGAAGCTCGATAAGTTCTGGATCAAGAACTGCGACGCCGGCGCGCAACTCCAGGACCTCGACCTGGCGCTGATCGAGATCGAGGCCACCCGGCAGGCCAAACCGGAAATCGCCGATAAGACCTATCACCTGGTGGTGTCGTTTCGCGCCGGCGACCAAGCCCGCCTGAGTGAAGCTGATCTGCAGGACATCGAACGGAACTTCGCCGAAGCCCTGGGCTACGGCGATCACCAGCGAGTCGCCGGCACCCACATCAACACCGACAACTTCCACATGCATGTGGCCATCAACAAAATTCACCCGGTTACGGCCCGGAGCCACACGCCACGGCAGGATTTCAAGATCCTGGCCAAGGTCGCCCGCGAGATGGAGCAAAAATACGGCCTGGTCGTGGACAAGGGCATGACCGATGGCGCCGCCCGTGATCCCGTATCAGCGAAGGCACGGGATTACGAGGCGAAGACCTGGCAGCAGAGCTTCGAACGCCATCTGGTGGAGCACAAGGCCGAGATCGTCGAGCTGGTGGCCAAAGCCGGGTCATGGCAGAAACTGCAAGAGGGGCTGGCGGAGTACGCGGTGGAGCTGCGGAAGCGCGGCGCCGGCGCCGTTTTCGCCCAGACCGATGCTAAAGGGCGAATGAAAGCCAGCGCACTCGACAGGACGTGCGCCCTGGCGGCTTTGGAAGAACGGCTCGGGCCGTATCAGGCGCCCCAGCCGAAACCGAAGGATCAGGTCGTAAAGCCGCCAGGGAAGCCCTATCGCGCGAAGCCGATGACCAGGCACCCGGCACAGGCCCGGCTGTGGCGGACCTACGCCCAGCAGAAGAAGCCGGGCTTTCTGGCGCGCAATCTCAAAGTAGGCAACTGGAAGTACATCCTGCTGGCCGACGCGCACAAGGACCCCTTGGCCCTGTGCATCCTGCTGACCCACAAGGAACTGCTCCACACCATCGACGAGCTCACGACGTTCGGACAGCCTCGACAGCCACGCGGATATCGGCCACCGAGTGCCGCCAGGGACGCGCTGCAGGCTTGGTACAAGGCCGGGACATGGAAGCCGCCGGCGGCGACATGGATGCGGCGAGACCTGGAAGAGATGGACCTCAGGGCCGATGAATCCGGGCGGGTGCTGTTCCCGTTCCGCGACCAGAAGGGATACATCCACGGCCTGCGCGCCATGGATGTCCAGGGTCAGACCCTGGACATCGGCGACCTGGCCAAGCCCGGGCTGTCCCATGTGATCGACCCGGGGAACGACCTGGGCAAAGCCGATCCCTATAGTGGCTCCGTGGTGATCACCTGCGACTGCATGGCGGCGGCGGTGCTCCATAAGGACACCGGCGCCCCGATCGTGGTGGTCGGCACAGACGCCGAGCTGGCCAGCGCCGCAGCAACGCTACGGGACCGACAGCCGAAAAGTCGGATCGTCGTGGTCACCACACGACAGACCCGTCAGGGCGTCCGAGCGGCGGGCCTGGTCGGCGGTCAGGCGACGGTGGTCGACAACGAGAAGGCGCAGGCGAAGATCATCGCAGACCTGGTCGGAATGGGCCGAGCGGTGCCCGTCGATCTTGGCCAAGCTAAGGCCATGGGCGCCTTCACCGAAGATGCCCTGTCGTCGGCCGAGGCGTTGGACAGCCAGCCGAAGCGGGGGCCAAAGAGAGTCGACCGTGGAAAGGGTGACGGCGGCCTTGGTCGATGA
- a CDS encoding conjugal transfer protein TraJ has translation MATDRHRIKVSFTDEEMERVRKQADQFKLSISEMLRRFALGERLPDPSTFAGAEAIRNLLKVNADQARLGNLLKLALDESDGTWPPAMVARIDALRVEIGEVQAALSAAVKDIHYQIHPRAER, from the coding sequence ATGGCCACAGACCGTCACCGCATCAAGGTCTCTTTCACCGACGAGGAAATGGAACGGGTCAGAAAGCAGGCGGACCAATTCAAGCTTTCCATTTCCGAAATGCTTCGCCGCTTCGCCCTTGGCGAACGCCTTCCAGATCCATCCACGTTCGCCGGGGCCGAGGCGATCCGCAACCTCCTGAAGGTCAATGCGGACCAAGCCCGCCTCGGCAACCTCCTGAAGCTGGCGCTCGACGAGAGCGACGGCACCTGGCCACCGGCCATGGTGGCGCGGATCGACGCGCTGCGCGTGGAGATCGGCGAGGTCCAGGCGGCGCTGAGTGCCGCCGTGAAAGACATCCACTACCAGATTCATCCCCGGGCCGAGCGGTGA
- a CDS encoding zincin-like metallopeptidase domain-containing protein: MSDHPNYRDEIAAEIIGRIEKGTAPWQKPWQAGTLGAAPFNPISGNPYRGINDVWLTLQGRGDPRWMTYRQALEQDAQVRKGEKSTTIEYWQWTERQALTGQDGKPLLDGEGRERFELVRLERPKVFYAKVFNGEQIDGLQPYVPPPAQHEIIRMVRAEAMISSANVPVFHDQRDRAYYSPASDDIHLPDRASFRDHIAYYETTLHELGHATGHRSRLNRAFGPFGSEGYAKEELRAEIASYMLARDLGISFDPGNHAAYVESWLKVLRDDRNEIFRAARDAETIKTWVMEPEKRPELEQAAQIAKAAAIERPVKEEREPKQEAAMPEERKPRIYIAVPYAEKDEAKAAGAKWDRAGKSWYIPEGTDPAAFTKWAGKDQAPGPDIDPVKEFAEALKANGLIIKGDPAMDGEWHRVQVDGDKKGQLNGSYRGFLDGKPAGQITNYKAGGTVQWVATGMALTDEQRAKIQAEAAQVRAGREQAVRQAAEKSAKIAYGVWVNLPGDATQENCKYLQNKGVHGYGVKVNPEGQMVVPCRDADGRLWNIQTIGPNGKRFLKDSRKEGTMHVLEPSGKGTLDALRPTHRDGVHQPAIIIAEGYATAATIFERTGRPVVSAFDSGNLLAVAEAVRAKFPNSQILIAADNDHSNKLGNVGMTKAEEAAKAVAGLFVAPRFRPEEMAKGLTDFNDLAQARGGSHVAAVIEGAISRSRGQERGVA, encoded by the coding sequence ATGAGCGACCACCCCAACTACCGTGACGAGATCGCGGCCGAGATTATCGGTCGCATCGAAAAGGGCACGGCTCCCTGGCAAAAACCCTGGCAGGCGGGAACTCTTGGAGCCGCCCCATTCAATCCCATCAGCGGCAATCCTTACCGCGGCATCAACGACGTGTGGCTCACCCTGCAGGGCCGCGGCGATCCTCGTTGGATGACCTATCGCCAAGCCCTGGAACAAGACGCCCAGGTTCGCAAGGGGGAGAAGTCCACCACCATCGAGTACTGGCAATGGACCGAGCGCCAGGCACTCACCGGTCAAGACGGAAAGCCCCTCCTCGATGGCGAAGGACGGGAGCGCTTCGAGTTGGTTCGCCTGGAGCGCCCCAAGGTGTTCTATGCCAAGGTGTTCAACGGTGAACAGATCGACGGCCTGCAGCCATATGTTCCTCCGCCAGCACAGCATGAAATCATCCGGATGGTTCGTGCCGAAGCGATGATTTCCAGTGCGAATGTGCCGGTCTTCCACGATCAGCGAGACCGCGCCTACTACAGCCCGGCTAGCGACGATATTCATCTTCCTGACCGGGCATCATTCCGGGACCACATCGCTTATTACGAAACCACTCTGCACGAGCTGGGGCACGCCACGGGACACCGGAGCCGTTTGAACCGCGCCTTTGGCCCCTTCGGCTCGGAAGGATATGCGAAGGAAGAACTCCGGGCCGAGATCGCCAGCTACATGCTGGCCAGGGATCTCGGCATCTCCTTCGACCCCGGCAACCACGCCGCCTACGTCGAATCCTGGCTGAAGGTGTTGCGCGACGACCGCAACGAGATCTTCCGCGCGGCGCGGGACGCCGAAACTATCAAGACCTGGGTGATGGAACCGGAGAAGCGACCGGAACTGGAACAGGCCGCCCAGATAGCGAAGGCCGCCGCCATTGAGCGCCCGGTCAAGGAGGAACGCGAACCCAAGCAGGAGGCAGCCATGCCCGAGGAGAGGAAGCCCCGCATTTATATCGCCGTCCCCTACGCCGAGAAGGACGAGGCCAAGGCCGCCGGCGCCAAGTGGGATCGTGCCGGTAAGTCCTGGTACATCCCGGAGGGGACAGACCCAGCCGCCTTCACCAAATGGGCAGGCAAAGACCAGGCGCCCGGCCCTGACATCGACCCGGTCAAGGAATTCGCCGAAGCCCTGAAGGCCAACGGCCTGATCATCAAGGGCGATCCCGCCATGGATGGCGAATGGCATCGGGTCCAGGTCGATGGCGACAAAAAAGGGCAGTTGAACGGATCGTACCGGGGCTTCCTGGACGGCAAGCCGGCGGGCCAGATTACTAATTACAAGGCTGGAGGAACCGTCCAGTGGGTGGCTACCGGCATGGCCTTGACCGACGAACAGCGAGCGAAGATCCAGGCCGAGGCGGCACAGGTCCGCGCCGGCCGGGAACAAGCTGTGCGCCAGGCGGCTGAGAAGTCGGCCAAGATCGCCTACGGCGTCTGGGTGAACCTCCCGGGAGACGCCACCCAGGAGAATTGCAAATACCTGCAGAACAAGGGCGTCCATGGGTACGGGGTGAAGGTAAACCCCGAAGGGCAAATGGTGGTGCCCTGCCGCGATGCCGATGGGCGGTTGTGGAACATCCAGACCATCGGTCCCAACGGCAAGCGGTTCCTGAAGGACAGCCGCAAGGAGGGCACGATGCATGTGCTGGAACCCAGCGGCAAAGGGACGCTGGACGCCCTCCGGCCGACGCATCGTGACGGCGTCCACCAGCCCGCCATCATCATTGCCGAAGGCTATGCGACGGCGGCCACCATCTTCGAGCGAACCGGGCGGCCGGTGGTGTCCGCCTTCGATTCCGGCAATCTCCTGGCCGTGGCCGAGGCCGTGCGGGCGAAGTTCCCGAACAGTCAGATCCTCATCGCGGCGGACAACGACCATTCCAACAAGCTGGGAAATGTTGGAATGACCAAAGCGGAGGAAGCGGCGAAGGCCGTCGCCGGGCTTTTCGTCGCACCGCGTTTCAGGCCAGAGGAGATGGCGAAGGGCCTCACCGACTTCAACGACCTGGCGCAGGCCCGTGGCGGCTCGCATGTGGCCGCCGTCATCGAGGGGGCCATATCGCGCTCCCGTGGCCAGGAACGTGGCGTGGCCTAA
- the ssb gene encoding single-stranded DNA-binding protein, protein MFELNTAIVSGRLGADAEIRQLSSSRAGSFSIAVDHNFKNRAGKWQTATSWFRVVTYNPWLIENILATEATKGRAMFVQGALRARSWEKDGKKYHTVEIEVDGAGGIVPVTAESAPVNRILLAGRLGDHADIKTLPGQEGGKVASFSLAADRSFKGQDGAWRKATDWIRIVTFQPSLIDKVLAKQATKGRLVQIQGALRSREWNDGDGEIRTSIEVEVDGPGGITPVIEDRN, encoded by the coding sequence ATGTTCGAACTCAATACTGCAATCGTATCTGGCCGCCTCGGCGCCGATGCAGAGATCCGGCAGCTGTCCAGCAGCAGGGCCGGTTCCTTCTCCATCGCCGTTGATCACAACTTCAAAAACCGGGCGGGGAAATGGCAGACGGCCACCAGTTGGTTCCGCGTCGTCACATACAATCCGTGGCTGATCGAAAACATCCTCGCCACCGAGGCCACCAAGGGGCGAGCGATGTTCGTGCAGGGCGCCCTGCGTGCCCGGTCCTGGGAAAAGGACGGCAAGAAATACCACACGGTCGAGATCGAGGTGGACGGCGCCGGCGGCATCGTTCCCGTCACGGCCGAAAGCGCGCCCGTGAATCGTATCCTGCTCGCGGGTCGCTTAGGTGACCACGCCGACATCAAGACCCTGCCGGGCCAGGAAGGCGGCAAAGTAGCGTCCTTCAGCTTGGCGGCGGATCGCTCATTCAAAGGCCAGGACGGCGCTTGGCGAAAGGCCACCGACTGGATTCGGATCGTCACCTTCCAACCGTCCCTGATCGACAAAGTCTTGGCCAAGCAGGCGACCAAAGGGCGCCTGGTGCAGATCCAGGGCGCCCTACGCTCGCGTGAATGGAACGACGGTGACGGCGAAATCCGGACCAGCATTGAGGTGGAAGTGGACGGCCCTGGTGGCATCACCCCGGTGATCGAAGACCGGAATTAG
- a CDS encoding type IV secretory system conjugative DNA transfer family protein: protein MIVLAIPFALTISVYATGYVWEEFYDFYALQGDSWAWVWRYLMAYGHAPGFIQWGIIAGAGSAIAQILIIQAIASRIGAHTLHGGHNNNTLHGSARWAKKKDAKEANLWRDSGVVVGGFPKILGVQTLRHDGPEHVLAFAPTRSGKGVGLVLPTLLSWLESVLVLDMKGENWRLTSGWRASQGQRILKFDPTAEKGSNRYNPLAEIRLGTPHEIADSQNIAVMIIDPDGKGLADFWAKSGYAWLTGTILYALYSIRNKEGRIAALPDLDRVLTAAGEGVDSVIADMKGFEADTEAATQLIRSSGQEMDDRAAQERSGVQSSAKVDLSLYRDPIVANNVSGSDFKLDDLMNGDAPASLYIILPPGDIDRLRPLIRILLNLYMRRLMKNIGSDGKAVYKHRLLALLDEFTGVGKLEIFDKSLAYMGGYGIKAFLIIQDITQLWKEYGKENGIIGNCHVRIAYAPNNPDTGAYLSKLCGKTTIVQEKRTRNSKALQIFGASVTDSTAETPRDLLTPDECMRLKPAKKSRLDPEKIVRAGDMLTFAAGYPPILGRQPLYFFDKTLLARARMAPVGSQPAVNDDSKKDQLAEDPAVPSPITARLRAAANPNT from the coding sequence ATGATCGTGTTGGCCATTCCGTTTGCCCTGACCATCTCGGTGTACGCCACTGGGTATGTCTGGGAGGAGTTTTACGACTTCTACGCCCTGCAGGGCGATTCCTGGGCCTGGGTGTGGCGCTATCTGATGGCCTATGGCCATGCTCCCGGCTTCATCCAATGGGGCATCATCGCCGGCGCCGGCAGCGCCATCGCGCAGATCCTGATCATCCAGGCCATCGCTTCACGGATCGGCGCTCACACCTTGCATGGGGGACACAACAACAACACCCTTCACGGCTCTGCCCGTTGGGCGAAAAAAAAGGATGCGAAAGAAGCCAACCTTTGGCGTGACAGCGGCGTTGTTGTTGGCGGGTTTCCGAAAATTTTGGGCGTCCAAACCCTCCGCCACGATGGGCCGGAGCATGTGCTTGCGTTCGCCCCAACTAGGTCCGGTAAGGGCGTCGGCTTGGTGCTTCCCACCTTGCTCTCGTGGCTCGAATCGGTCCTGGTCCTCGACATGAAGGGGGAGAACTGGCGCCTGACATCGGGATGGCGGGCGTCCCAAGGGCAACGCATCCTAAAATTCGATCCCACTGCTGAGAAAGGGTCTAACCGCTACAATCCACTGGCGGAGATCCGCCTGGGCACACCGCACGAGATTGCCGACTCCCAGAACATCGCGGTCATGATCATTGACCCGGACGGTAAAGGGCTGGCCGATTTCTGGGCCAAATCGGGCTATGCGTGGCTAACCGGCACCATCCTCTACGCCCTTTACAGTATCCGCAACAAGGAGGGGCGGATTGCCGCTCTCCCGGACCTCGATAGAGTTCTGACCGCCGCTGGCGAGGGTGTTGATTCCGTAATCGCTGATATGAAGGGTTTTGAGGCTGATACGGAGGCGGCAACTCAGCTGATCCGCTCCTCTGGCCAGGAAATGGATGACCGCGCCGCCCAGGAGCGGTCTGGCGTCCAGTCATCGGCCAAAGTTGACCTTTCGCTGTATCGCGACCCAATTGTCGCCAACAACGTCTCTGGCTCGGACTTTAAGCTCGATGACCTAATGAACGGTGATGCCCCAGCATCGCTCTACATCATTCTCCCGCCAGGCGATATTGACCGCCTACGCCCGCTGATCCGTATCCTGCTCAATCTCTATATGCGCAGGCTGATGAAGAATATCGGTTCGGATGGTAAAGCCGTTTATAAGCACCGCTTACTGGCTCTGCTGGATGAATTTACTGGCGTTGGAAAGCTAGAAATTTTTGACAAATCCCTGGCTTACATGGGCGGGTACGGCATTAAAGCCTTCCTTATCATCCAGGACATCACCCAGCTTTGGAAAGAATACGGCAAGGAAAATGGCATTATCGGCAATTGCCACGTCCGAATTGCCTACGCGCCCAATAACCCCGATACCGGCGCATACCTGTCAAAGCTATGTGGCAAAACCACCATCGTTCAAGAAAAGCGCACCCGGAATAGCAAGGCACTACAGATTTTCGGCGCCAGTGTCACGGACTCCACAGCCGAAACTCCGCGCGACCTTCTGACGCCGGATGAATGCATGCGGCTCAAGCCAGCCAAGAAGTCGCGCCTTGATCCTGAAAAGATTGTCCGTGCCGGCGACATGCTGACTTTCGCAGCGGGCTATCCGCCGATCCTCGGCCGGCAGCCGCTGTACTTCTTCGACAAGACTTTACTGGCGCGTGCACGCATGGCGCCGGTCGGTTCCCAGCCGGCGGTGAATGACGACAGCAAAAAAGACCAGTTGGCCGAAGATCCCGCCGTCCCCTCCCCCATCACGGCCCGTCTTCGGGCCGCCGCCAATCCCAACACCTGA
- a CDS encoding CpaF/VirB11 family protein, with product MASAISIILRPFAAFYDDTTTVEMRMTRPKRVIVDRRGQGKITLDAPDLTLARIEDICRSLANVTGVKFRPETAPKLSCIIPEVRHRFECLVGASVQTGVSLAIRCKHPFTPSWEQVGASPAVVEYLQEAVEAERNLIVSGATNTGKTTLLNKLLDFLPDHRRVIAVEDTPELQIDRFWDGVGLIAAREAATSSGMISWRELYDHKMRATPDNVVFGEISTQNAFAALGSLNSGITGFMCSIHGDSPHQVLHRKFDQNIAWSGQNMPRVPEFLAELVDVIVQIKRTSDGYRRITDIYEPRNDCWVMRHGEMVQRTAA from the coding sequence ATGGCCTCGGCGATCTCCATCATCCTTCGGCCTTTCGCCGCATTCTACGACGACACCACGACAGTAGAAATGCGGATGACCAGGCCGAAGCGGGTCATCGTAGACCGGCGCGGCCAGGGCAAGATTACCCTGGACGCGCCGGATTTGACCCTAGCCCGCATCGAGGACATTTGCCGCAGCCTGGCCAATGTCACCGGTGTGAAATTCCGGCCTGAGACAGCTCCAAAGCTGTCTTGCATCATTCCCGAGGTGCGACACCGCTTCGAGTGCCTAGTGGGGGCGTCGGTGCAAACCGGCGTCTCCCTGGCCATCCGCTGCAAGCATCCATTCACCCCGTCGTGGGAACAGGTCGGCGCCTCGCCGGCAGTGGTGGAATATCTGCAGGAAGCGGTGGAGGCCGAGCGGAACCTGATCGTCTCGGGAGCCACCAACACCGGCAAGACCACGCTATTGAACAAGCTGCTGGACTTCCTGCCGGATCATCGCCGCGTGATCGCGGTCGAGGACACCCCAGAGCTGCAGATTGATCGTTTCTGGGACGGCGTCGGGCTGATCGCCGCCCGCGAGGCTGCGACCTCGTCGGGCATGATCAGCTGGCGTGAACTCTATGACCATAAGATGCGCGCCACACCGGACAACGTCGTCTTTGGCGAGATATCCACCCAGAACGCCTTTGCCGCCCTCGGGTCATTGAATTCTGGCATCACCGGATTCATGTGCTCGATCCACGGCGATAGCCCGCACCAGGTGCTGCACCGTAAGTTCGACCAGAATATTGCCTGGTCGGGGCAGAACATGCCCCGAGTTCCAGAATTCTTGGCCGAGCTGGTAGACGTTATCGTTCAGATCAAGCGCACCTCGGACGGATATCGCCGCATCACCGACATCTACGAGCCGCGCAACGACTGTTGGGTCATGCGTCATGGCGAAATGGTGCAGAGGACCGCAGCATGA